CGGATACGCCCTCCACCGGCGGCCGTACGGCGGTGGACTCGGCGACGGGAAGGTTGTCGAGGCTCAGCCCCGGGCCGGGCCGGAAGGAGTACCAGGCCTCGGCGAACTTCCGCGGGTCGTTGGAGACCTGCCGGCCCCGCCACTCGCTCGCCTTGCCGACCACCACCAGCTCACCGGTGAGCGTGTGCTGCCACTCCAGGACGACATGCCCGCAGTCGTCGGCGAGCAGGAACTTCCGCAGCACACCGGAGCTGGCGCCACCCAGGGTGTTGCGGTGCCCGGGGAGCATCACGGAGAAGATCAGCTTGAGGAGTACCGACTTGCCGCCGCCGTTCTCCAGGAAGAGCACACCGGCGGGCGCGGGCCGGCGCGGCGGTCCGACGGGCTCGTCCTCGAAGAACTCCGCCTGGGTGGGCGCGGGGTCGGGCACCGGCGCGCCGACACCCCGCAGGTCAAGCACGGTGTCGGCGTAGCGCGCACCGGCGGGACCGATGGAGTAGAGGCGGACCCGGGACAGCTCGTACATGGCGGACTCTCGTAGTCGTAAGGGAGTAGTCGGGTTGGGGGTGAAGGCCGTCGGAGTGGCGGTCAGGAGTGGTGGAACGGCAGTCCGGCGTCGGCCACCAGCTCCAGGTCGTCGGAGTCCTCGGCGGGCAGCAGCGTCGGTGTCCCGTCGGTGACCGGCACGACGCCCAGCTCCAGCAGCTCGGCCATGGCGGCGTTGCCGGCCATGTCCCGGACCTGGAGCTGATAGCGGGCCGTCGTGCGATACGTACCGCCGTTGTCGTCACCCGTGCGCTGGAGGAAGCCGGAGTCGGTGAGGAAGACGACGGCCTTGCCGACGATGCCGGTGGTCGAACCGGCCGGTCTCCGCGCGTCCTTGGTGGCCCCCGTGGCGCTGCGCCTTATCCAGATCCGCCAGGCTGCTTCGAGTCCCGGGGCGTCGCTGACCGGGTCGGTGATCTCGCCCTGCGCCTCGGCCCGCTCCTCCAGTCGCCGGCAGGCCTGCCGTACGAAGGCCTCGACGCCGTTTACGGTGACACGCCCGATGTAGCCGTCGTCGGCGAGGTCCTCGGGCCGCGGAAACGCCATGGCGGCCACGGCGAGGTGCGCGAGCCCGTGCAGGAACCGGTCCGACCCGTCGGCGGAGGTACGGCGGGCGTAGTCCCCCATCCGAACGGCGAACAAGGAGTCCTCGGCGGCGGTCACCGCCATCCCCGCGCGCGGGGACACCTCCAGCACCACCAGTCCCAGCCCGGCGGCCACGGCGTCGGCGAGCCGGGCGAAGGCCGAGTCCTCGCGGTACCGACGCAACAACTCGGCGTACTCCTGGTCCCGGGCGGCCTGCAGCTTGGGCTGAAGCCCGAAGGCGACCAGCCGCGCGGCATCAGCGGCATCGCCAGGAGTGATGACGGCAGCGACGGCCTCCGGCTCACTCCGGTCGACGTGCTCGTTCACAGCTGGGACTCCCTACGGTTCAGGTGGACGGGGGTGTGGTCAAGTGCCCCTACAGGGGCGCGGGGAACCGCGCGACAAGCCCCCACCGGCCGCGAGCCGACGAACAAACCGCACATCATCACGCCGCCTCCTTACGCCCCGCGGCCATCCCCACCACATCCAGCAACGCCATCCCGACGATCAGATCGGCGCCCCCGAACTCCGGGTCGTCCAGCTCCGTCCCGTCATCGACGGCGAACAACAACTTCCTCTCACCCTGCCGATAGGCCGTCCCGACCGGCGGACTGGCCGCGTGAACAGCCAACAGCGCCACCAGATAAGGGAGTTCCGCGTCCCGGAGACGCGCCTCGGCGAGCAGCCCCGACAGCCTCCGAGGCGCGTCCGCGGGCAGATCCAGCAACTCCATGGCCGCCGCCAGCTGTTCCTCGCTGAACCGGCTGTCGTACGGCGTGGCGATCAGATCCGGCTCCGGCATCTCGGCCCCGAGGTGCTCCCGCTCCAGTGGCGGCGTCAGCAGTATGTCCACGAGGTCGCCGACCCGGACCGACACCGGCGTACGAAGCCCCGTCCCGCGCGCGAAGAACGCGTCCGTGACCCGCACCGCTGCTTCCAGGGGCAACGGCAGGACAGGGGCGACCAGATGGCCGTACAGATCTATCCCCGAGGACGTCATCGGGGTCGCGAAGGCCTGCCGGTCCTGTTCGGCGCGGAACAGCGGTCCCGCCTCAAGGAGGCGGGACTGGAGAAGCGTGTGCCGCCGGATGCAGTCCTTCACGATGTCGACGAGTTCGGCGGCCCGCCGCTTCTGCTCCGGGTCCTCGGACTCGTCACGGGCCTTGCGGATGTTGGTCAGGATCGCGTTCTCGTGGCGGTACCGGTCGGCGACGTGGTCGAGCGCCTCGGCGATCATGTCGGGGACCGTCTGGAGCCAGTCCACCGCGCGCACGTTGCGCCGGGTCGCGTCCAGCGCCCTGCGCAGGATCTCGGAGTACTGCACGGTGCGGTAGCGGGCCTGCTCCGCGGCGAGCTGGGCGTCGGCCAGCCGGCCCCGGCTGATCAGCACCTCCAGCTTGACCTCCGCGGCGATCTGGGCGCTGGTGACATCGGTGTCGAGGGCGCCGACGAGTACGTTGACGGCCTCGTCCGTCGTACGGAGGTAGACGCTTCCGCCGTACCCCGGGACCTCTTCGATCAGCTTGAAGTCGTAGTCACGGCGTACATACGTGCCGTCCGGCGCGAACGTGCCGTACACGGCCCGGAAGCCGCGGTCGACGCTGCCGACGTTGATGAGGTTCTCCAGCACCCAGCGGGCGACGCGCTCGTGTTCGCTGACGGGCCGCCGCGGGGCTTGGGCGGCGATGCGCGGGATGAGGCGGGCGACGATCTGATCGTGGTCGGCGCCCGTGTCGAAGTCCATGTTGAGGGTGACCAGGTCGATGGCCGCGAGGGCCACCTCCGCCATGCCGTACACCGAGTACTCGCCCGCGAGATTCGCCTTGCGCGCGTCCAGGTCGTGGAGCGGGGCGGTGCAGGCGAGCGCGCGCAGGCGCCGCGCCAGTCCCTCGTCGGCGGCCGGGCCCGGAGCGGGCCGCGGCCCCGCGCTGAGCTGGGGCGGAACGCTGTCCGTCGATGCAGGCGAAGTCACGGTGCCCAGACTAGGTCCTCGGTCTGACAACTCCCCAAACGACGCGGATCGGCGCCGGCGGCCGGACGCGGGCCACCGGTCACCGGTCGTCCACGGGCCGGTCGTGGCAGGTTGGGAGCCGGCCGCGTCCGCGCGGCGGAGCCGAACTGCCGGAGGCCTCGTCCCTCAGCGGAGGGTTTCGTCCTCGCCCACCCTGCGCCGGTAGACGTCCACCACCCGCTCCAGCGAGTCGGCGAGATACACCGCGAGCAGCTCCTCGGCCTCGGCCCTGTTGCCTCGTTCGAGCGCCCGCAGTATCTGCTGGTTGCGGGCGAGATAGGGCTCGTGCAGGCGACGCGGATCGTCCACGACGTGGAAGGCGAGGCGCAGTTCGGCGAAGACGCTGCGCATCAGTTCGTCGGTGCGGGCGCTGCCGGCCAGCGCGACGAGTTCGCCGTGGAAGTGGATGTTGGCCGTGCCCAGCCTTTTCCAGTCACCGTCGCGCACCGCCCCCTGCCCCTCCTCGACGGCCGCGGCGAGGTTCTCCAGGGCGTACGGCGGCTCCCCGAGACCGCGGACCACGGCGCACTCGACGAGGGCGCGGGTGCGGTAGATGTCCTCGACGTCCTCGACCGCGAGGACCCGTACGAAGACGCCCCTGTTGAGCTCGTGGATCAGCAGGCGCTCGTGCGTGAGCAGGCGGAACGCCTCACGAAGCGTGTTGCGGGAGACGCCGAGGGCCCCGCCGATGCTGTCCTCGGAGAGCCGGGTCCCGGGCGGGAAGTACCCGTCGGCGATGCGGCTCCTGAGGATGTCCGACACCCGCTCGGCGGTGCTGGTGCGCCCGAGGAGCGCGCGGTCGTCGGCCAGTCCCGTCAACTGCTCTGCCATGCCCGGAATTCAATCGTAGATACGAGAACGAAACAACACGGGTATTGAAGGATCGTTCAACGATCCTCTACCTTGCTGAACAGACGCCATCGGATCCCACGGCGCCGACCGCTTCGACACAGCTCATTCCGGAAGCACCCTCCGTCCCTCATCTGCGAGGTGCACATGAGCACGACCCCTCCACCGCGGGCCCTGACCGGCGACGTCCACCCCGGAGCGCATGAGACCGCCGTCGACGAAGGCGCGTTCGCCTGGCTGCGGGCACTGGGCCCGCGCGGCCGCCGCGCCTTCGGCGGCGCGTTCGGCGGCTATGCCCTGGACTCGTACGACTACTTCACGCTGCCTCTGAGCATGGTGGCGCTGTCCGCGTACTTCGGCCTGGACAAAGGCCAGACCGGGCTGTTCACCACCGTCACCCTGGTCGTCTCCGCCATAGGCGGCGCCGGCGCGGGCGTGCTCGCGGACCGGATCGGCCGGGTCAAGGCCCTGATGATCACGGTGATCACGTACGCGGTCTTCACCGTCGCCTGCGGCTTCGCGCCCAACTACGAGACGCTGCTGGTGTTCCGCGCCCTCCAGGGCCTCGGTTTCGGCGGTGAATGGGCCGTCGGCGCGATCCTGGTGGCCGAGTACGCGAGCCCGAAGCACCGCGGCCGTACGCTCGGCGCGATCCAGAGTTCCTGGGCCGTGGGCTGGGGCCTCGCAGTGATCGTCTACACCATGGTCTTCTCGTTCCTCGACGACGACCTGGCCTGGCGCGTGATGTTCTGGACCGGCGCTCTGCCCGCGCTGCTGGTCATCTGGGTGCGACGCTCGGTGCACGACGCTCCGCGGGCGGTCGCCGAGCGCGAGAAGAACCCCAAGAAGGGCTCGTTCACGGAGATCTTCCGGCCCGGCACCGCCGAGTCCCCCGGCCTGCTGCGCATCACGGTCTTCGCGGCTCTGCTGTCCACCGGCGTCCAGGGCGGCTACTACACCCTCGCGACCTGGGTCCCCACCTATCTGAAGACCGAACGGGGACTGTCGGTCGTCGGCACCGGCACGTATCTCACGTTCCTGATCTCCGGCGCCTTCATCGGCTATCTGACCGGCGGGTACCTCACCGACCGGATCGGCCGCAAGCGCAACATCTGGCTGTTCGCGGTCCTCTCGGCGCTGTGCATCCTCGCCTACGCCAACATCCCCAACGGCTCCAACACCCTCCTCCTGGTGCTCGGTTTCCCGCTCGGATTCTGTATGTCGGCGATCTTCAGCGGCTTCGGCTCCTATCTGAGCGAGCTGTACCCGACCGCTGTACGGGGCACCGGGCAGGGCTTCACATACAACACGGGCCGGGCCGTCGGCGCCGTCTTCCCCACCACCGTCGGCTTCCTGGCCGACAGTTGGGGCGTGGGCGGTGCGCTGGTCTTCGGCGCCGTCGGATACGGCATCGCGGCCCTGGCACTGCTCGGGCTGCCGGAGACCCTCGGAAAGGAACTGCGGTGAACCGTACGGAAGACCGCCCCCTGTCCCTCGTCGACGAGCACGCGCACGCGTGGAGCCCGAAATCCGCGCGAGCCCGGTTTCGCGCGGGCCTCACGGGTCCCACGGCAGGCGTCGCGGCCGGCCACACCCAGGCCAACCTGATCTCGGTGCCCGCCGACTGGGCGTACGACATGCTGCTGTTCTGCCAGCGCAACCAGAAGCCCTGCCCGGTCCTGGACGTCACGGACGCCGGCTCGTGGACCACCGTCCTCGCCGAGGGCGCGGACCTGCGCACCGACCTGCCGCGCTACCGGGTCTGGCGGGACGGCGAACTGGTGGGGGAGCCCACGGACGTGCTCGCCCACTGGCGCGAGGATCTCGTGACGTTCCTCATCGGGTGCAGCTTCACCTTCGAGTGGGCGCTCGCCGGGGCGGGCGTCCCGATCCGGCACATCGAGCAGGGCCGCAACGTCCCGATGTACGTGACCGGCCGTCAGTGCCGTCCCGCCGGGCGGCTGCACGGCCCCATGGTGGTGTCCATGCGTCCGGTGCCGCCGCAGCACCTGGCGGCCGCGATCCGGGAGAGCAGCCTGCTCCCGGCGGTGCACGGCAGCCCCGTACACTGCGGCGATCCGTCCGGGCTCGGCATCGACGACCTCGGCCGTCCCGACTTCGGCGATCCAGTGGACCTCGCGCCGGACGACATCCCGGTGTTCTGGGCCTGCGGGGTGACCCCGCAGGCCGCGGTGATGGCGTCCCGGCCGCCCTTCGCCATCACGCACGCGCCGGGCCAGATGTTCCTCACCGACACCCGCGACGAGCAGTACCGCGTCGCCTGACCGGAGCGTGACAGGAGTCCGGAAGATGATCGACCTCAACGCCGACCTCGGCGAGGGCTTCGGCCGCTGGCGGCTGACCGACGACGAACAGCTGCTGTCCGTCGTCACCAGCGCCAACGTGGCCTGCGGCTTCCACGCCGGGGACCCGCCCACCATGCGGCGGGTGTGCGAACTGGCGGCCGAGCGCGGCGTACGGATCGGCGCCCAGGTCTCCTACCGCGACCTCGCGGGGTTCGGGCGGCGCGCGATGGACGTGCCGCCCGACGAACTGACGGCCGAGGTGGCCTACCAGATCGGCGCCCTGGAGGTCTTCGCGCGCGCGGCGGGCGCACGCGTGTCGTACGTCAA
This genomic interval from Streptomyces sp. B21-083 contains the following:
- a CDS encoding GntR family transcriptional regulator; this encodes MAEQLTGLADDRALLGRTSTAERVSDILRSRIADGYFPPGTRLSEDSIGGALGVSRNTLREAFRLLTHERLLIHELNRGVFVRVLAVEDVEDIYRTRALVECAVVRGLGEPPYALENLAAAVEEGQGAVRDGDWKRLGTANIHFHGELVALAGSARTDELMRSVFAELRLAFHVVDDPRRLHEPYLARNQQILRALERGNRAEAEELLAVYLADSLERVVDVYRRRVGEDETLR
- a CDS encoding MFS transporter — encoded protein: MSTTPPPRALTGDVHPGAHETAVDEGAFAWLRALGPRGRRAFGGAFGGYALDSYDYFTLPLSMVALSAYFGLDKGQTGLFTTVTLVVSAIGGAGAGVLADRIGRVKALMITVITYAVFTVACGFAPNYETLLVFRALQGLGFGGEWAVGAILVAEYASPKHRGRTLGAIQSSWAVGWGLAVIVYTMVFSFLDDDLAWRVMFWTGALPALLVIWVRRSVHDAPRAVAEREKNPKKGSFTEIFRPGTAESPGLLRITVFAALLSTGVQGGYYTLATWVPTYLKTERGLSVVGTGTYLTFLISGAFIGYLTGGYLTDRIGRKRNIWLFAVLSALCILAYANIPNGSNTLLLVLGFPLGFCMSAIFSGFGSYLSELYPTAVRGTGQGFTYNTGRAVGAVFPTTVGFLADSWGVGGALVFGAVGYGIAALALLGLPETLGKELR
- a CDS encoding putative hydro-lyase encodes the protein MNRTEDRPLSLVDEHAHAWSPKSARARFRAGLTGPTAGVAAGHTQANLISVPADWAYDMLLFCQRNQKPCPVLDVTDAGSWTTVLAEGADLRTDLPRYRVWRDGELVGEPTDVLAHWREDLVTFLIGCSFTFEWALAGAGVPIRHIEQGRNVPMYVTGRQCRPAGRLHGPMVVSMRPVPPQHLAAAIRESSLLPAVHGSPVHCGDPSGLGIDDLGRPDFGDPVDLAPDDIPVFWACGVTPQAAVMASRPPFAITHAPGQMFLTDTRDEQYRVA